The following coding sequences lie in one Komagataeibacter sucrofermentans DSM 15973 genomic window:
- a CDS encoding DegT/DnrJ/EryC1/StrS family aminotransferase has protein sequence MTEMSLPEISFIRSNIPKISQLSESVIAMENSGIYTNYGPINQKFEKRLVEQMFGGVGQCVTVCNATIGLMMALKYVTRHTDPERQRYIIMPSFTFAAAAHAVLWAGFIPLLCDIDQQDWMASHDAEQALLQQYKDQVAAIFPYATFGNAADLAYYTELERRTGIPVVIDAAASLGARDGQGNGFGQGSPHAIICSLHATKTMGIGEGGFIYANNPEMIEALRAMGNFGFGQVRHATMPGLNSKLPEIGALLALSGLEQLDAVVEKKCSIERLYYDLLPEFTFQRQHGTRTAYQFLPVRLPAQYAPHRRAILERMKQKRIGTSTYFSPHLHEQSYFAANSVAGDLSVTRALAASIVSLPLWHEMTPEMVHYVCREFRAACHAQIC, from the coding sequence ATGACAGAAATGTCGCTCCCGGAAATATCGTTCATCCGATCCAACATTCCGAAGATCAGCCAGTTATCCGAGAGCGTCATCGCAATGGAAAACTCGGGCATCTATACCAATTATGGCCCGATCAACCAGAAGTTCGAAAAACGCCTGGTCGAGCAGATGTTCGGTGGCGTGGGCCAGTGCGTAACGGTATGCAACGCCACCATCGGCCTCATGATGGCGCTTAAATACGTCACGCGCCACACCGACCCCGAGCGGCAGCGCTACATCATCATGCCATCCTTTACATTTGCCGCGGCAGCGCACGCCGTGCTGTGGGCAGGGTTCATACCGCTATTGTGCGATATAGACCAGCAGGACTGGATGGCATCGCATGATGCGGAACAGGCACTATTGCAACAGTACAAAGATCAGGTTGCTGCAATATTTCCCTACGCCACCTTCGGCAATGCAGCCGATCTGGCATACTATACGGAACTCGAACGGCGCACCGGCATTCCCGTCGTGATTGATGCCGCAGCCTCACTTGGCGCGCGCGATGGGCAGGGCAACGGCTTTGGCCAGGGCTCGCCGCATGCCATTATCTGTTCTCTTCACGCAACAAAAACAATGGGGATTGGCGAAGGCGGATTCATTTACGCCAACAACCCCGAGATGATCGAAGCCCTGCGGGCCATGGGCAATTTCGGTTTTGGCCAGGTCCGTCATGCCACCATGCCGGGCCTCAACTCCAAGCTGCCTGAAATCGGAGCGCTGCTGGCCCTGTCGGGGCTGGAGCAGCTTGATGCCGTGGTCGAGAAAAAATGCAGCATAGAACGACTGTATTACGACCTGCTGCCCGAATTCACGTTCCAGCGCCAGCACGGCACGCGCACGGCCTATCAGTTCCTGCCCGTGCGCCTGCCCGCGCAGTACGCGCCGCACCGCCGCGCGATACTGGAGCGCATGAAGCAAAAGCGCATCGGCACCTCCACCTATTTTTCGCCCCATCTGCATGAACAGAGCTATTTCGCCGCCAATAGCGTAGCGGGCGACCTGAGTGTGACCAGAGCACTGGCCGCATCCATCGTGTCGCTGCCGCTATGGCATGAAATGACCCCTGAAATGGTGCATTACGTATGCCGTGAATTCAGGGCCGCCTGCCATGCCCAGATATGCTGA
- a CDS encoding aminotransferase DegT, giving the protein MSTHATTPILIAGGGPAGIAILLAASRLGQLPHLLDAGVTLVEQGSTIGSGMLGRYVINSDSAAETFVDAITANPVPELARLTHHPLVEMIRSKGRQPLPLRIVADFLDVVGHVLTEIIAAHPASRLLTGWRLETLTRQADGGWLADLAATRGGHRQQVITSKVVLALGACQPEARLYTENVAGRPLLPRYEGHIVQSDALLAPEGMHTLRAMLAGCEKPRITIIGGASSALSSANVILRDMGERIAPGHLTLLHQSQLKLFYRTAEEAQADGYADFTASDICPVSQFVHRFGGLRYDSRNLAMRLMGIAGAPPEPRLHALRMTPDNNTQIQHLLDHSDAIIACLGYSPKRVCVQDTNGQPIALAADQPQGALTGAHCGILDQAGHEIPGLFGIGLASGFRPSGAMGGEASFRGQVNSLWLWQNAIGERILAHILPPAARARSSPVPTRPFDLARGHVHL; this is encoded by the coding sequence ATGTCCACCCACGCGACAACGCCCATCCTCATTGCTGGTGGCGGCCCTGCGGGCATCGCCATCCTGCTTGCCGCCTCCCGCCTCGGCCAGTTGCCCCACCTGCTTGATGCGGGCGTGACCCTGGTTGAACAGGGCAGCACGATCGGCTCTGGCATGCTGGGGCGCTATGTCATCAATTCCGACAGCGCGGCCGAAACCTTTGTCGATGCCATTACAGCCAACCCCGTGCCCGAACTTGCCCGCCTGACCCACCACCCCCTGGTGGAAATGATCCGCAGCAAGGGCAGGCAGCCCCTGCCGCTACGCATCGTGGCGGATTTCCTTGATGTGGTGGGCCATGTGCTGACCGAGATCATCGCAGCCCATCCCGCCTCCCGCCTGCTCACCGGCTGGCGGCTTGAAACCCTGACCCGGCAGGCTGATGGCGGCTGGCTGGCCGATCTTGCCGCAACCCGTGGGGGGCACAGGCAGCAGGTAATTACGAGCAAGGTGGTGCTGGCCCTTGGCGCCTGCCAGCCCGAAGCACGCCTTTATACCGAGAACGTGGCGGGCCGCCCCCTGCTGCCGCGCTACGAGGGGCATATCGTGCAATCCGATGCCCTGCTGGCCCCCGAGGGCATGCACACCCTGCGCGCCATGCTGGCCGGATGCGAAAAACCCAGGATCACCATTATTGGCGGCGCGAGCAGCGCCCTGTCATCGGCCAATGTCATTCTGCGCGACATGGGCGAGCGGATCGCGCCGGGGCACCTCACACTTCTGCACCAGTCCCAACTCAAGCTGTTCTACCGCACGGCGGAGGAGGCACAGGCCGACGGGTATGCCGATTTTACGGCCAGCGACATCTGCCCGGTCAGCCAGTTCGTGCATCGCTTTGGTGGGCTGCGTTATGATTCGCGCAATCTGGCCATGCGCCTGATGGGCATTGCGGGCGCCCCGCCCGAGCCGCGCCTGCACGCGCTGCGCATGACACCGGACAATAACACGCAGATACAGCACCTTCTGGATCACTCAGATGCCATTATCGCCTGCCTGGGCTATAGCCCGAAGCGCGTGTGCGTGCAGGACACCAACGGCCAGCCCATCGCCCTTGCGGCAGACCAGCCCCAGGGCGCCCTGACGGGTGCGCATTGTGGCATTCTCGATCAGGCGGGGCATGAAATTCCGGGCCTGTTTGGCATTGGCCTGGCCTCGGGCTTCAGGCCATCGGGGGCCATGGGGGGGGAAGCCAGCTTCCGCGGGCAGGTCAACAGCCTGTGGCTGTGGCAGAACGCCATCGGGGAAAGAATACTGGCGCATATCCTGCCCCCTGCGGCCCGCGCACGTTCCTCTCCCGTGCCGACGCGGCCGTTTGACCTCGCGCGCGGGCATGTGCATCTTTAA
- a CDS encoding sugar porter family MFS transporter, with the protein MAHHSQTVSGSGIVNLIAGVAATGGLLFGYDTGIISAALLQITPDFALGTLGQQVVTSAIVAGALAGCLMAAPLSDRLGRRYMIMFAALVFIVGTLVASFAPGVEVLVAARFILGLAVGMCSQIVPVYIAEIAPREKRGQMVVLFQLAVVTGILVSFIVGYLFRAQSWRLMFGLGIIPAVILFGGMSLLPRSPRWLAMKGKLESAFDVLQRLRRDPVAARAELDAIVAMHDEQAPWSALLQPWVRPAVVASVGVALFCQITGINAVLYYAPTIFAGVGFGEGSALLTSIAIGVAMVISTAFGSWAVDAWGRRRLLLRLVPGAAVSLMVLAAMFAQGATHGINTWITAAAVVCYAIFNVGSLSVAIWLVGAEVYPLSCRSKGMSLVAATHWTADLLISLTTLSLVQALGAAGTFWMYAGLNVLAFVFVWRYVPETRGRSLEEIETALKAGTFDRLR; encoded by the coding sequence ATGGCGCATCACAGTCAAACGGTTTCCGGCTCCGGCATTGTCAACCTGATCGCAGGCGTGGCCGCGACCGGCGGCCTTCTGTTCGGGTATGACACGGGCATCATTTCCGCCGCCCTGCTCCAGATCACCCCGGACTTTGCCCTGGGCACGCTGGGGCAGCAGGTGGTGACGTCGGCGATTGTGGCCGGGGCGCTGGCGGGGTGCCTGATGGCTGCCCCCCTGTCGGACCGGCTGGGGCGGCGCTACATGATCATGTTCGCGGCCCTTGTCTTTATTGTCGGCACGCTGGTGGCGTCGTTTGCGCCGGGGGTGGAGGTGCTGGTCGCGGCGCGTTTCATCCTGGGGCTGGCCGTGGGCATGTGCTCGCAGATCGTGCCGGTCTATATCGCGGAAATCGCCCCGCGTGAAAAACGCGGCCAGATGGTCGTGCTGTTCCAGCTGGCTGTTGTGACCGGCATTCTTGTCTCGTTTATTGTGGGCTACCTGTTCCGCGCGCAGTCATGGCGGCTCATGTTCGGGCTTGGCATCATTCCGGCGGTCATTCTGTTTGGTGGCATGTCGCTCCTGCCGCGCAGCCCGCGCTGGCTGGCCATGAAAGGCAAGCTGGAAAGCGCGTTTGACGTATTGCAGCGCCTGCGGCGCGACCCGGTGGCCGCGCGCGCGGAACTCGATGCCATCGTGGCCATGCATGATGAGCAGGCCCCGTGGTCGGCCCTGCTGCAGCCCTGGGTGCGGCCTGCGGTGGTGGCGTCGGTGGGTGTGGCATTGTTCTGCCAGATTACCGGCATCAACGCGGTGCTGTATTACGCGCCCACCATTTTCGCGGGTGTCGGGTTTGGCGAGGGTTCGGCGCTGCTGACCTCGATCGCCATTGGCGTGGCCATGGTCATTTCCACCGCCTTTGGCAGTTGGGCGGTTGATGCGTGGGGGCGGCGCAGGCTGCTGCTGCGGCTGGTGCCGGGGGCTGCGGTATCGCTCATGGTGCTGGCGGCGATGTTTGCCCAGGGGGCGACGCATGGCATCAATACATGGATCACGGCAGCGGCTGTGGTCTGTTACGCCATATTCAACGTGGGCAGCCTGTCGGTGGCGATCTGGCTGGTCGGTGCGGAGGTCTATCCGCTCTCATGCCGCAGCAAGGGCATGAGCCTTGTGGCCGCGACACACTGGACGGCGGACCTGCTGATCTCGCTCACCACGCTCTCTTTGGTGCAGGCGCTTGGTGCTGCGGGCACGTTCTGGATGTATGCGGGGCTGAACGTGCTGGCTTTCGTGTTTGTATGGCGCTACGTGCCCGAAACCCGTGGTCGCTCGCTTGAGGAAATCGAGACCGCCCTCAAGGCAGGCACCTTCGACCGGTTGCGCTGA
- a CDS encoding L-dopachrome tautomerase-related protein, whose amino-acid sequence MKTRLFSRLFHHYACGAALLALLAPVGAHAKDSVDHGAAPSGNVTVVARFADMQPSGIAALPDGRLVIAFPRSAADHKGPRLGQLVKGKAIPFPDEATQARFISPLGMTVDTAGHLWIVDEGTVAGQAAPATPALIGLDPKSGQIIATIALGPDTGATRTDSHVNDVRVDLTHGEKGTAFISDTSQMDHPAIIVVDIATGHARRVLENAPSVSAEQGFAMELDGKMLRYDMAHPAMGQGGIDGVTLSADSSTLYWQPLSSRRLYSAPTALLANPATKPAQLEHAVRDEGEDAVVDGMATGPDNSLYLTDIERHAVLRRLPDGQLSVVAHDPRLIAPDGLTIKDNALWLTVGQWGRLPVFHDGHDMEERPWLVVKIPLQ is encoded by the coding sequence ATGAAAACACGCCTGTTCTCCCGTCTTTTCCATCATTATGCCTGTGGGGCGGCGCTGCTGGCCCTGCTCGCGCCCGTTGGCGCCCATGCCAAAGACAGCGTGGACCATGGCGCAGCACCCAGCGGCAATGTCACCGTGGTGGCCCGGTTTGCCGACATGCAGCCCTCTGGCATCGCGGCCCTGCCCGATGGGCGGCTGGTCATCGCTTTCCCCCGCAGTGCTGCTGACCACAAGGGGCCGCGCCTTGGCCAGCTGGTCAAGGGCAAGGCCATTCCTTTCCCCGATGAGGCGACGCAGGCGCGTTTCATTTCTCCTCTCGGCATGACGGTGGATACAGCGGGCCACCTGTGGATCGTGGATGAAGGCACCGTGGCCGGGCAGGCAGCGCCCGCCACCCCGGCGCTGATCGGGCTGGACCCCAAGAGTGGCCAGATCATCGCCACCATTGCGCTCGGCCCCGATACGGGCGCCACGCGCACGGACAGCCACGTCAATGACGTGCGCGTTGACCTGACGCATGGCGAGAAGGGCACGGCCTTCATCAGCGATACCTCGCAGATGGATCACCCGGCCATCATCGTGGTCGATATCGCCACCGGTCATGCCCGCCGCGTGCTTGAAAACGCGCCTTCCGTCAGTGCCGAGCAGGGCTTCGCCATGGAACTCGATGGCAAAATGCTGCGTTATGACATGGCGCATCCGGCCATGGGGCAGGGCGGCATTGACGGCGTGACGCTGAGCGCTGATTCCAGCACGCTGTACTGGCAGCCCCTGTCCAGCCGCAGGCTGTACAGCGCGCCAACCGCGCTGCTGGCCAACCCCGCCACCAAGCCCGCGCAGCTTGAACATGCCGTGCGTGATGAAGGAGAGGACGCCGTGGTGGACGGCATGGCCACAGGGCCGGACAATTCCCTTTACCTGACCGATATCGAACGCCACGCCGTGCTGCGCCGCCTGCCTGATGGGCAGCTTTCGGTCGTGGCCCATGACCCGCGCCTGATCGCGCCCGATGGCCTGACCATCAAGGATAACGCGCTGTGGCTGACCGTGGGCCAGTGGGGGCGGCTGCCCGTGTTCCATGATGGGCACGACATGGAAGAACGCCCCTGGCTGGTGGTGAAGATACCGCTGCAATAA